One Rhipicephalus microplus isolate Deutch F79 chromosome 4, USDA_Rmic, whole genome shotgun sequence genomic window carries:
- the LOC142814662 gene encoding uncharacterized protein LOC142814662 isoform X1 has product MPKNSSCCFQCPLLADFYHENISMCCCVYPIYASCIFLQRKHLLQIGGRGLREIAVNAMKAVLAHDEQVLYSLHGRKGKRAFVNLRLCRLVTDVICQKAGCDQAEALNFIKRWLPGSGDRCGGRKRRFREAFVVEQPDDPHSQSADYRLLAAAGFLPSHSSQGLDSTTATVPPTQPDLQ; this is encoded by the exons atgcccaaaaattcaagttgttgttttcagtgtcctcttcttgcagatttttatcatgaaaacatttcgatgtgctgttgcgtttaccccatctatgcttcttgcatttttttacagcgcaagcacctcctgcagattgggggacgtggcctccgagaaattgctgtgaatgccatgaaggctgtattggcacatgacgagcaagtgctgtacagccttcatggcagaaaagggaaaagggcctttgtgaacctgaggctgtgtagattagtgacag atgtcatctgccaaaaagcagggtgcgaccaggcggaggcccttaactttattaagaggtggctgccagggtctggtgatcgctgtgggggcaggaagcggcgcttcagagaagcatttgttgtggagcagcccgatgatccccattctcagagtgcagattatcggctgctcgcggcagctggcttcctgcccagccacagcagccagggccttgacagcaccactgccactgtgcccccaacgcaacctgacctgcagtag
- the LOC142814662 gene encoding uncharacterized protein LOC142814662 isoform X2, protein MKAVLAHDEQVLYSLHGRKGKRAFVNLRLCRLVTDVICQKAGCDQAEALNFIKRWLPGSGDRCGGRKRRFREAFVVEQPDDPHSQSADYRLLAAAGFLPSHSSQGLDSTTATVPPTQPDLQ, encoded by the exons atgaaggctgtattggcacatgacgagcaagtgctgtacagccttcatggcagaaaagggaaaagggcctttgtgaacctgaggctgtgtagattagtgacag atgtcatctgccaaaaagcagggtgcgaccaggcggaggcccttaactttattaagaggtggctgccagggtctggtgatcgctgtgggggcaggaagcggcgcttcagagaagcatttgttgtggagcagcccgatgatccccattctcagagtgcagattatcggctgctcgcggcagctggcttcctgcccagccacagcagccagggccttgacagcaccactgccactgtgcccccaacgcaacctgacctgcagtag